A genomic window from Solirubrobacterales bacterium includes:
- a CDS encoding NAD-binding protein — MSSIDATLGSASSQENPRDWTGHVIVCGLHVNSIRAIELLIANGTKVVVLDDEPDARLVPTVESWNVPLLHRGDGPKEFELAGVQGASAVICAESSDLLTLQTALLVRDVREDVKVIVDIDNQSVGRAIEDVTGRGSVLDVAGLFAPSVISTCMGHSADKLDIGGKEFFAATVRVEEAGTLRDRFGDLAPIGVARGNSDEVVIGPSRDLHVEPGDRACVIGPTEDLRAANIDLEASNQDERGYLRRQLDRALRTCRVATENTDSALKVTLWLGFLLVVVSSTILGLSYREPDGTRLTILEAIYFTFETGATVGFGDFSFADQSSALQVFAIFLIVFSTVIVSLIFALITNLLVSRRIEQSLGQEKVHEFRGHTVLIGLGSVGMRVIEGLRDQDRDVTVIERNADNSYIPLARSLGVPVIIGDATLGTTLESVNLDMASSVAVMTSNDLTNIETSLAVRGKLGDRWEQTPVVVRVFDRALADRLSRSFGFQHVWASASIAAPWFVGAAVGLEVLSTFYFASEPFLVATLEVSDGGGLTGATMLDLGADIRVIAIDRGDRLEYPPRRGTEFMAGDRAYLAGPYEELLRVMRRDREAA, encoded by the coding sequence TTGAGCTCGATTGACGCAACCCTCGGCAGTGCGTCGTCGCAGGAGAATCCCCGCGACTGGACCGGCCACGTAATCGTTTGCGGATTGCACGTCAACTCAATCCGCGCGATCGAGCTGTTGATCGCCAACGGCACCAAGGTCGTCGTGCTCGACGACGAGCCAGACGCCCGCCTCGTACCGACCGTCGAATCCTGGAATGTGCCGCTGCTGCACCGCGGCGACGGCCCCAAAGAGTTTGAGCTGGCTGGCGTGCAGGGCGCCAGCGCGGTGATCTGTGCCGAGTCGAGCGATCTTCTCACGCTGCAGACGGCGCTTCTCGTGCGCGACGTTCGTGAAGACGTGAAGGTGATCGTGGACATTGACAACCAGTCGGTCGGTCGGGCGATAGAGGATGTGACAGGCAGGGGCAGCGTGCTCGACGTGGCCGGGCTGTTCGCGCCCTCGGTGATTTCGACCTGCATGGGCCACAGCGCCGACAAGCTCGACATCGGCGGCAAGGAATTCTTCGCGGCGACAGTGCGCGTGGAAGAGGCTGGAACGCTGCGCGACAGATTCGGTGATCTCGCACCGATCGGCGTGGCCCGAGGAAACAGCGACGAAGTCGTGATCGGACCATCGCGCGACTTGCACGTGGAGCCGGGCGACCGCGCCTGCGTGATCGGACCGACCGAGGATCTGCGCGCGGCGAACATCGACCTGGAGGCGAGCAACCAGGACGAACGCGGGTACTTGCGTCGCCAGCTCGATCGCGCGTTGCGCACGTGCCGAGTCGCAACCGAAAACACGGACTCTGCACTCAAGGTCACGCTCTGGCTCGGCTTCCTGCTGGTCGTGGTCTCTTCAACAATCCTTGGACTGTCTTACCGCGAGCCAGACGGCACTCGCCTGACGATTCTCGAAGCGATCTACTTCACTTTTGAGACAGGCGCGACGGTCGGCTTCGGCGATTTCTCGTTCGCAGATCAGAGCAGCGCCCTTCAGGTGTTCGCGATTTTCCTGATCGTCTTCAGCACAGTGATCGTCAGTTTGATCTTCGCCTTGATCACCAACCTGTTGGTCAGTCGTCGAATCGAGCAGTCGCTGGGCCAGGAAAAGGTCCATGAGTTTCGCGGCCACACGGTGCTGATCGGGCTGGGTTCCGTTGGAATGCGCGTTATCGAAGGCCTGCGCGATCAGGATCGCGACGTGACCGTGATCGAACGCAACGCAGACAACAGCTACATCCCGCTGGCGCGATCACTGGGTGTGCCCGTCATCATCGGCGACGCGACGCTCGGAACCACACTTGAGTCCGTCAACCTCGACATGGCCTCATCGGTTGCGGTAATGACATCCAACGACCTTACGAACATCGAGACGAGTCTTGCTGTTCGCGGGAAGCTCGGTGATCGGTGGGAGCAGACGCCGGTAGTTGTTCGTGTGTTTGATCGAGCGCTCGCCGATCGGTTGTCGCGGAGCTTTGGCTTTCAGCACGTGTGGGCATCCGCGTCGATCGCTGCGCCGTGGTTCGTAGGTGCAGCGGTAGGGCTCGAGGTGCTGTCGACCTTCTACTTCGCGAGCGAGCCGTTTCTGGTGGCGACGCTCGAGGTGAGCGACGGCGGCGGACTGACCGGTGCGACGATGCTCGATCTTGGCGCCGACATTCGCGTGATCGCAATTGATCGCGGGGATCGACTGGAGTATCCGCCGAGGCGGGGTACGGAGTTCATGGCCGGGGATCGGGCGTATCTGGCTGGGCCGTATGAGGAGTTGTTGCGGGTTATGCGGCGGGATAGGGAAGCGGCTTAG